The genomic window CACCCCAAAACAGAGCTGGGCTCAGAACTTGCTCtaagcctgggagaagagccctcAGGTGATGAGCaggccagcagcaaggctcAGAACTTGCTCtaagcctgggagaagagccctcAGGTGATGAGCaggccagcagcaaggctcAGAACTTGCTCTAagcctgagagaagagcccTCAGGTGATGAGCaggccagcagcaaggctcAGAACTTGCTCtaagcctgggagaagagccctcAGGTGATGAGCAGGCCAGCAGCAAGGTCTCTAGGTCAAGTCAACCCCCCCAAGGTTGCCTCTGAGCCAGACTCCAAGTGCAGAGCatgagcagaggtgctgctgggtgcagcagtgaggagcagccagcgagcccctgagctgccctgcccagagagcacacagagcccttGGTACCTTCCAGAGGGTGATGCAGGAGTCACTGGACGCTGTCACAACCATATCATCCTGCTGGTTGGAGTGCAGACCCCAGACTTTATCCTCGTGGCCATCCAGTGTCTTCACACACTCGTTTGTTTTAATAGTCCAGAGCTTCAGGAGGCCAtcagagcccctggggcagggggacagaGCAGCGCTGGAGGGACGCAGCTGCACCCTGCCCCCGGCAGGGcctggcctgccccagccccctgcagcagggcacagcagcctcctgcctgctccccagagcAAGCCCCTGCACAGGGCCCttccctctcactgctgctgccagctaaGGCCTCTCTGATGgagtcccccccccccccctcacccaccgggcccccccccccccctcacccaccgccccccccccaccccccggcccctcacccacccctcacccacTGAGCAGCTGTGTTCCTCGGCTCACGAAGATGATCTTCAGGACAGAGGCATCGTGGCCTTCAAAGGtctggaaagcagagagaagtcTCCAAAGGGTCAGAAccactgcaggagtggtcaggggctggcagaggctgcccagggaggtggagtgcccagccctggaggtgctcaagcagCTGTGGCCAGGGCTGCGTGGGGCTGGACTCGCTCTGGGAGGCCTTTTCCCACCCAGACAGCTCTCTGACCTCACAGAGCCTGCAGAACAAGGCCAGgcctgcagagccctccccGCAGCAGGGCCccggctctgctgcccaggccccagggcagccctgcccccggcGCTCCCAGCGCCTCACCTTGAGGCAGCTGAAGTCCCGCAGGCTCCAGAGCTTCAGGGAGCCATCAGCTGAGGAGGTGGCCAGCACCTGGTCCACGGGGGAGAACTGCACACACCAGATGCCGCGCCGGTGCCCGGCGAAGAcgcccagcagggagcagtccGCAGCGGCCCAGAGCTTGGCCAGCCGGTCCTGCGAGCCCGTGGCCACCAGCCGGTCGTTGGGGGACACCGCCAGGCTGTTCACGTCCTGGGGGCACacggcagcctcagcccctgctctgggggcaggcagagaggcagagtgcagaggggaaggaagcgcctgcagcccagagagaaggctccagggagccctcagagcagcctgcaggggctccGGGAGGGACTGCagacaagggctgggggtgccaggaggagaggggatggctctgagctgggagagaggagactcaggctggagaggagggagaaattctgtgcagtgaggctggggaggctctggcacaggctgcccagggaggctgtggctgcctcctgcctgggggtgttcaggaccaggctggatgaggccttgagcagcctgggctggtgggaggggtccctgcccgtggcaggggcttggggctggatggtctctggggtcccttccaagccagccccctgcaggacCCCGGGGTAGGGGCAGCTGTACCTTGCTGTGGCCCCGCTGGGTCACTCTGGCACGAAGGGTCTCTGGGCTGCAGACCAGAGCAGCTTTTGCCCTGGTAGTGAGGGACTCTGGGATGTCCCAGATCTTGATTGTGCAGTCCTGGCTGCTGGTCACCACGAAGCTTTCCTTCAGTCTGGAGGCACAAAGAGGCCAAGGGtaaggaagcagagcagtggcTCCCCCTGCACAGAggtcagctccctccctgctgggccCTGCAGGTGGTCACtcgctctgctgggctgggaaccAAAGTGCTTCAGTGGTTTTCTGAAGCTGCTCTCACTTGATTTAGGTCCCTGGGATGGCTCCCAGCAGTTCAGCCAAAAGCCAAagcactgccagctctccccagccacagctACACTGCAGCTCCTGAAGAGCCGAGCTGGGCTCCCAGGCTGtcaggcagcaggaaggagctgccagaatcccctccagcagcacctgcaggggcattccctcccctcccctcccctcccctcccctcccctcccctcccctctctccaggccactcaagccctgtctggcagctcctctcctcaggcagagcaggagttAGGCTGGCAAAGCAATGCcaacctgccagctgctgggcacagaggtgtgCAGCAGCCCAAGCCAccaccctgcagcccagagcagcagccccagctggttGCCTTACCTGGAGCAGGAGACGGCCCCCAGGCCGTGGGCATGGCCCAGCCCCCGCGCCACGCAGGCCACGCTGCCGTCCGGCCGCAGCCGCCACAGCCGCAGGCTCCTGTCCTGTCGGGGCACACAGtcacccctctgcccctgctgggggccTGCCAAGGGCCAAGCCCCCGGGGCCCCAGCCCAcccaccagcccctgcccagggctggcgaGCAGGGGCAGCCgagcaggccctgggcagccgcTGGATCcttgctggctcccagcacagcctcacgaACAGCTCCTCAGCACTCCCACACTGAAGACATCCCTGAGCTCTGATGCAAGGGCAAGACATCTCCTCCCAGGCTAATCAAACACAACCAATCTCCCCTCCCaagggacaagggacagtggaagggacaggaaaatgctcagggggctggagcagctctgccccaaggacaggctaagggagctggggctgtgcagcctgcaggagagaaggctccaggcagacctcacagcagcctgccaggacctgaagggctgcaggaaggctgcagagggactgctcccaaagggctgcagggacaggagcagaggcaatggtttggaatgagagcagagcagattgagattggatgtgaggaacaagttctgccccaggaggctgctggaacactgcagcaggttgcccagggaggtggctgaggctccaagcctggagctgttcaaggtgaggctggagagggctctgagcagcctgccccaggggaggatgtccctgctggctgcagggcttggactgggtgagctctggagctcccttccagcccaaacccttccatgcTCCTATGTGAGGGATGTAGCAGACAGGACCCCAGCTGCTTGAAAAGCCTTCCTGCATCACcaaggaggagcctgaggggccAGAAGGTGACCAGCAGTGAAGGTTCCTTAAACGAAGACAAAGTGCCAGACCTTAGCACAGCTGACGAACATCAGACCCTTCCTGAAGACATCCAGAGCAAGAACTGtttctgaagagaagaaaacacaagagctggatgcaaacaaaccctgctgcagccaggcaccagagctgtgtggctcctgagcctgctcactgctggctggggCACAAGGGAGAACTGCCACCCATGTCCCAGgcgaggcagagctgagcacacacCTGTGTGGCCATAGAGGATCTGGCAGTGGGATGTGGCCAGTTCAAAGACCTTCAGCTGAGGGCTGTTGGTAGCCACCACGATGTGGGAATCACCTGGGCCAAGGAACTTGACATCCAGAACCTCATCATTGTAACCTGCAAGCTGAGAGTGGCAGAACAGCAACAATTCAGCTGGttaaagagagacagagaactgctggggagagcccaggggaggctgcaaagctgctgaggggcctggagcagctctgggaggagcagaggctgagagccctggggctgagagcctgcagcagagcagccccagagggcagctgagcaatgctcagcaagagataaaggctggggggcaaggggctggggccaggctctgctcagtggtgcccagggacagcacaaggggcaggggacacaaactggaacccaggaggttccatctgagcaggagaaacttctttggtgtgaggctgctggaggcctggagcaggctgcccagagaggttgtggagtctcctctggagagattccaaccccccctgggcactgtgcccctgggcaagctgctgggggtgccctgctggagcaggggggtggatgggtgatccccagaggtcccttccagcccccccatgctgggatgctgtgagagGTCTTGAGTGGCTCCCTGCTCACTGAGGCTGCATTGCTGCTGTCACTTtcatgcagtgctgggaggagcagtgctggttttgcagcacagaagctggagcacaggagggacCCCTGGcctgctctttcttttcctcctgtttgctgcacacagccccccagggacaatggtttcTGCCTTGTGAGCAAGGAACAATGCAAGGCCAGGCAGGAGACAAGGAGAGCCCATGGCAAAGCTGACCCTGGAGGATGgataaaggaagaggaaaatgaagGCTGGAGTTGTTACCTGCTTCTTGAGCTGAAGGGTTTGAGCATCATAGAGCACAATGTTGTGCTCCACAGAGACTGTGAGAAGCTCCTTCCTGCCAGGCACAAGCAGGCACTGGGTGAGGCTGTGCTCGCTGGCCTCCTCCTTGGGCTCgaagggcacagcctggctgtacacacaagcagctgtggcagcttcCCAGACCTTCAGGACACCTGAAAACAAGAAGAGAAGTTGTCTGCCCCAGCTGTGATCACCCAGGTGCTGCCAGCCAAGCTCTGTCCCTGCCTCCTGGGAAAGCCACACAGCTTTAGGGCAGGACTGGGCAGAGATCCAGTCAAAGGGACATGAAGGGCCACAAGGTTTTATTTCCCCAGCCTAACCCCAACTTCCACCTGCAGTTTGgaagcacaggcagctccccagcacccctgatCAACCCTGCCCCACCACTGCTAGCAGAAGGCAAAGgaaggctctgctctccagccccaggcttGCACCAAAGCTCTCactccccagggccagcaccTCAAGAActgtcctctcccagcccccagaTGTGGCAGCCACGTGCCAGGGCACTCAcctttgctgccagctgtgacAAAGTGCAGGCCTTgtttcttgacacccagctgaGAGAAATctccctccttgggcagcaggacagcagcttcCACACTCTGCAAGAGAGttggccaggcagcagctgagctgagggactggagcctcactccagcacccagagctgtgcaacctgcccagacacagccacagcaggagaggagagacaacaaacagctccaggcagggatcTAAGCACTCTGGGAAGCATGAGGAAGAGAAATGAGACTTCACAACAGAAAAGCAGCTAAAGAGGGAGAGGTTCTGTAGGAACCTGACCCAGAACCCACTCAAGCCCTCGAAGGGCCCAAGGACTGCAGCCTCACCTCATAGACAGGCACAGTGCCtttgctctctctgctctgcaggtccCACACCAGGCAGACTTTGTCAcggccagagctgcaggcaagagagcagctcagagctcagcccctcCAAGCTCCAAGTGCAGatctggagctgggggagtcCAGCACTCCTCTGCAGAGGCCCATGTGGGACAGCATCACGTGGCAGCACAAGCTGACACCCCCACTTGCTCCCTTGGGTGGTTAAACAGAGGCAGCAAAGCCTCTcgtcccagcagagccctgccagccctgccccagagaaacagccaggctgtggcaggaggcaggggaggagaggaaggcaaAGGCCCTGCAAGGCTCTACCTGAGGAGGGTGTTCCCATCTGCAAAggccagggaggtgacagcACTGAAGTGCCCACCCAGCACGGCCACacacttgctgcagcccaggtcccAGATGCGGATCTTGTAGTcgatggaggaggagaagagctgcaggcaggaggggtcAGGGTGGAACTCCACCAagctgcacagagggagaggcacttgagcagggcaggaggcagcctccTGGCACTCACTCTACAGAGCTTGACAGATTAGCTGATGCTAACCTCTAAGAGGACTCTGGAGGCCTTCActtcctccagcaccaccagagACGTTTAcccctgagctctgccagcccctccctgctctgggagctcAGCAGTGAGCAAGCACCAAAGCTCTGCACCAGCAGAGTGggcaaacactgcaacaggctgcccagggatgtggttgaggcctggAGCCATTCAGGATCAACCCTGATGGGGCCctggcctccctgctccaggtggagatgtccctgcagggggttggcctggatgacctccgagggtctcctccaacctgtgactctgtgaccccaCTGCAATCCCAGCAAATTGCTTAACCAaaggctcttctccaggctgagactggtcccagccctgctccctcaccAGACAGCTCCAAAGTcaggaagcagaggagctcagcccctgctcagaaTGGGCTTTTACAGGGCATCAACCCAAGACCCCTCACATCAGGCCCAGCAGCCAAGCACCACACTGGCACCAGGGGCCAAGAGAAATGATTCATCCTTACTGTACAACTCCTGAGGACCCTCTCAGGTTGTGAGTGCAGTACTGTTTGATCATATCCCAGATCTTAATGGTGCTGTCACAGCCACCTGGGGACAGAAGGACACACAGGAATgaaccctggagcagaggcCAGGTGACCAACATTCAGCAACTGCAgaacctcctgggcagccaaagcagcagaaaggaggagTCCAGTGGAAAGCCCACCCCAAGAGAAGCTCCCAGAGCACTTCCAAGGTTGAGAGCTGGGCAAACccctcctgggcacagccacaCCTGAAGCAGAGTTAAATTCCAGGTCAtggctgatctgctggaggccCTCTTCTacaccagagcagctgggccTGGTATCTATCAGCATTTTACTCAGTGTATTTTAGGCAGAATATTGAAACCCATCACTTGTGGTCTGCCAACACACAGCTTCCATCTCAGTGAAGCCTCCCTGATTCTGCTCAAGCTGAGGAAACCTCAGCCTAACCTActcaagagcagagctgcttggtgTCATTCCCACTCCAACAGTGACACCTCAGAATCCCACCCTGGTGacagtggaagggacctctgcagacctttagcccttgctgagcattgctcagctcccctctggggctgctctgctccaggctctcagcctctgctcctcccagagctgctccaggcccctcagcagctttgcagcctcccctggactctttccagcagttccctgtctcttgaactgggcacagtactccaacTATGGCCTCTGTAGGACAGAGTGGAGAGggagaacctccttcaacctgctggccacactcttcctcatgcACTGTAGGACCCcactggcctccttggccatgagggcacagcGCTGGCTCACGGCAAGCTTGAccatcagcactcccaagtcctcctgcagagagctccttcccagcaggtcctgcacctgtgcaggaggttattcctccctatgtgcagagctccctgctgcagcagaagcctaCCTGTGGCTAGCAGAGTGGAGGTGGAGTCGAAGGCCATGCTGGCCACGGGCGCGGTGTGCACTGCCCTCCAGCTGCGGACACATCGCTCCTCTCGCCAGCTCcactgcctcagcagcagggctctgctccctgtcacCAGCATCTGGGGGAGAGACAAGGGAAGCAACATTAACTACTCACCATGGACCCTTCAGTACCTGCCCACACAGCACAGGAGacagctctgtgacactcagggttCCTCTGACTCAGAGCTGCGAGGGGACAGCGAtggaggctccagagaagacctcagcagagctctccagaaGTGCAAACCAGTTCCATGGGGAACAACCTCCACTGCTCCCTGGCTTCACCAGAAGGCCTGAcagagcagcccagaaagccacaaagcaaacacacaccTCATCATCAGGGCTGAGAACAAATGAAGTGATATCCTCATCTTCATCCTGTGCACATGGAAAGCAAAAAGGATAAAGGTTAAACCACCTGTGGggtgctcccagggctcccttcTCTCACAAAGCCAAGTTCAAGGTCCTAAACACGGGTCAGGAACAGGACACAGGGTGATGGTTTtcaactaaaagagggagattcagcctAGAGAGATGGAAGAGATTGTTTCACTGAGAGgggtgagcccccagcccctggactctgtgattctttgtggTTTTGCTGACACTGAGCAGAGTCAGTGGCACTCATCAAAGCACACCAGCACCACCCGTCTGTGTTTGCAGccattctcttccctccctccacctctcaCTCATGGGAGCGCTGGAACAACAGCTGTAAAGCACCCCAAGAGCCCTGAACCCCCCTCAGTGGCTCCATTCCCcgtgagcagagctggctgtccTCACCTGCTGGAGGCTGCGCAGGGCTCCTGTCTCCACATCGATGACGTTCAGCTTGGTCCCGCAGGGACAGAACATAAACTTTCCATCTCGGCTTagctggagagaaaggaaatgaaacccAGGAAGGCTACAGAACCGCGGGACGGGACACCTCCAAACCCCCTCCTCGCCGCCTGAGGTCGAGCATTACCTGCACTCTGCCTCCTTTGTAGAAGGGCTCAATCCTCCTCGACACGGCATAGCTGCAAGGGACAGACAGACACGCGTGTACCGGCGACTGGATCCCACCCGCggggccctgctggctcctgcaagCGAAGCCGCAGGGCGGCGCGGCCCACGCTCACCCAGCGCCAtggctccctcctccccagcccgtCCCAGCCGCTCCTCACTTGCTCTTGAAGCGCACGGGGCTGGTAGCGGCGGCCTCCATGGCTCACCCCGCGGCGCAACGCGTGCCGCCCGCTTCCGAGTGCGCCGGGGTGCGTCACTTCCGGCACACGCCACTTCCGGCGCACGCAGATAACGTCATCGGAGACGCTGCGGGGTGCCTCATCCGCCCCAGGCGCCTCCGGTGTGGCGGGGGAAATGCTCCCCATGGCTCGGTGCCAGAGCAGCCCGCGCTGTGCTGCCAAGCGCTCCAGAGCGCCTCCCGGCGGCGCATCCCCCCGGCAAGCCCTTCACGGCACGGATGGCTTTCCCCGCTCCAGCCACGGGGAAGTGGGACTGCGGAGCACGGGAACGAAAATGAACGTGACGAACAAATTATCACAGAATTAATCTTTATTGCATACGAAGGCAGGTAAAAACTTCAGAAGGGTCCAGTTGCGAATACTCCACCATCACTCACTCCAGCAAGGCTTTCACTAGCGGCAAGAGGGGAGACGGGGCCAATCCCTCCTGCCCGAGCCCCAGCCGCAGATCAGCTCTCTCCGCTCTGCGCTCCCGAGCCGCGCTCAGCACCTGCTAACAAAGAGAAAGTTAGCTCCGAGAGACAGCCTCAGCACGCATTGATCTCTGGCACCCACTCGGTACAGGGGCTATAGGAACATGGGTTTCATTCCCCACACTTCGCCGTGGGTAATAAGCTTAATGTTCCCGATGCTGTCGGCACAGTTATCTCACTAGGGGCCACAGGAGACCCCAAGTGATTTTCAGACTGCGCCTGGTACCCGCAAGTAACGAGACCCCCGAGACACCTTCCTAGGCCACTTCCCGAGACCTTCATCTCCACTAATAGAACAACAGAACTCCCCAACAGCGATCTTTAAAAGCTCAAAGAGCGTATGAGGTAGGAGACGCCAGGCTCCCGCAGTACCGTACGCCCTCACCTGCTGCCGCCGCACCTCAAACACAACCACGCCGCTGCGCTCCCCTTAATAGCGCAGGCGGCGCTGCCGGCGGCGTGCGTGCCCCGCAACCTGTATAGGCAGGCAGAAGGCCTCCCCCGCGCCGCTGTGTATTCGGCATTCAGCGCGCAGGGCTCCCGGGGATGAACTCTCGCGATACTCGCGCACTATAAAAGGCGAGCGCCGGAGCCGCGCGGCCTTTTACTATACGAGAACACGTAAGTGAGGCGGGAGGGAGCCGCGGTGGAGCGGTGCGGCCTACGCCGCATCCGTGCCCATCGGGGCTGCCGGTGGCCCGCGGACAGCCGTTCTCGGCGGTATCGGTCGCCGCCGCGTTGGCAGCGACGGTGCCGTCCTGCCTAACGCGCCCCTCTTTACTCTAGCAATGGCGGACGACGCCGGTGCTGCGGGAGGTGCAGGAGCGGCCCGAGGGGGCTTCCGCGGCGGCTTCGGGACCGGGCTGCGGGGCCGCGGGCGTGGCCGCGGGAGGGGCCGCGGGAGAGGTCGCGGGGCCCGGGGAGGCAAGGCCGAAGATAAGGAAGTAAGTGAGTGCCGGgggctgtgctccctgctggaaGCTGGGCTGGACAGGGAGCTGGCTCCCGGGGGTGCTGCCGCACCGTGCTGCCCGTGACCCTGCGCCATGGCTTCCTTCCCTAGTGGATTCCTGTCACCAAACTTGGTCGCCTGGTCAAGGATATGAAGATCAAGTCTCTCGAGGAGATCtatctcttttcccttcccatcaAGGTAAGTGACCGTGAGGGGTGGCGTGCAGCAGAGCCCTCGGCTGAGCCGCGGCGCTCAGTTGCTATTCACTGTTGGAAGTGCTCCGGTTAAGCGTGGCTCAACTCAGGTCGCTCACTAGCAGAAGCTGAAGACCATGAAGTTGCCTGCAGTGAAGGGTGGAGGCCTTCTGCATCCcgtggaggtggcagcaggctcTTCAAGAGTTTGTGTAGCAGTGCCACTCGGTGACGGGGGAGAAGGCTGAGTTAGGTTGGGTTGCTGAGTCAGCTCGAATAAATGGGTCTCTGAAGGTTTAAACACGTACTGCTACAAACAGATGTGTGTGGGCTTGTTGAGGTGGAGCCGCCCCTGGGCTGCGTGGCTCTTGCTGCAGTGAGTGGCCACGGGTGGGTAACCGGCCTGCTGACTCCTGCAGGAGTCGGAGATCATCGATTTCTTCCTGGGCTCGTCCCTGAAGGATGAGGTGTTGAAGATCATGCCTGTGCAGAAGCAGACTCGTGCCGGCCAGCGCACCCGGTTCAAGGTAGCCATCCTCATCTCCCTCCTGCTTGGACTCGGTGCCGTTTGCTGCCCTTTCTGGGTCTCACAGTAACAAAACCGTAGAGTCCAATAAATCCCTTGGGGGGTCGGGGGTCGATTTGCGTCCTGGCAAAGTTTTAACTATGAAAGCCAAAAACCTCTCCAGCACAAAGGGAAGTTTTGCTTGGGCAGCAGGTGGCTCTTCAGGGGCGATGGTGGAAAGAGCAGTTTGGGGTGtccaggagctgtgcttggggatcagtggggctggagagcagcccgaGGCTGTGGCAGGGATTCAGATCCCACTTCCTCCATCGTTGGCTGGTTTGGGCGGAAAGATGAGCTCTGCAAAGTGGGTCTCCTGGCTTGGGTCTGTTCGGTGCTGTGGCTTCTTGCTGAGACCTGGGAGggttgcccaggcagcccctgaGAGCTTCTCCCTCGGCCCCAGGCTTTCGTCGCCATCGGGGACTACAACGGCCACGTGGGGCTGGGTGTGAAGTGCTCCAAGGAGGTCGCCACTGCCATCCGCGGGGCGATCATTCTGGCCAAGCTCTCCATCGTGCCGGTGCGGAGAGGCTACTGGGGCAACAAGATCGGCAAGCCCCACACCGTGCCCTGCAAGGTGAGGCCGGCGCCGGGCCCAGCCGCGGCCCTGCCCCGCGCTGCGCTCGGCGGCCGTCAGCTGGTGCTGTGTCCCCGCAGGTCACCGGCCGCTGCGGCTCTGTCCTGGTGCGCCTGATCCCGGCCCCCCGTGGCACAGGGATTGTGTCAGCCCCTGTCCCCAAGAAGCTGCTGATGATGGCTGGTATTGATGACTGCTACACCTCGGCCCGGGGCTGCACTGCCACCCTCGGCAACTTCGGTGAGCTGTGGGTTGCAGCCTGGAGATGTAGGCCCTGGGTTGGTCGTTTGGTTTgtgcaggtggagggagggcagctgagaccaggcctgcagtgctggggccagctctggtgtcctgaggagcacaggagggagagggaccagagggtgccagagctgtgatgggagggcaggaggccttctgctgtgaggccaggctgagagagtcggagttgttcagcctggagaagagaaggctccagggagagcttctggtggccttccagggctTGAAGAGGCTGATgggaaagctggggatggatttcagagcaggacctgctgtgacagggtgaggggtggtggcttgaactgaaagagggagattcaggctggagatagAGGACTCTAATattctgagggtggtgagaccctgacccaggctgcccagaggtgggagctgccccatccctggcaccaccccaggccaggttgtgtggggctgtgagcagcctgctgtggttggggctgtccctgctggctgcagggggctgcgcTGGAGGAGCTTTAAGTCCCCACCCGAGCCAGCCTGGGAGCCTCTGATTACCATTCCTGTCATcacctggggcacagcacagccttttcAGTCTGTGTGAGCTCAGACCATGGGCAGGGtgaagcagagccctgtgctgccccttgccagggctgctgctgcagggctgctgctgcagggctgctgctgcagggctgctgctgcagggctgctgctgcagggctgctgctgcagggctgctgcagggctgcgcGGCGTGCTCTGCATCTCCCGATCTGCGCGGTTGCCCTTGCGGCCGTAGTGCAACTGTCGTAACTGGCgagagagagcagctggagctctgggggcGAATCAGAGAGACCTGCCGtggcctccctgtgccagcctgag from Dryobates pubescens isolate bDryPub1 chromosome 4, bDryPub1.pri, whole genome shotgun sequence includes these protein-coding regions:
- the TBL3 gene encoding transducin beta-like protein 3 translates to MEAAATSPVRFKSNYAVSRRIEPFYKGGRVQLSRDGKFMFCPCGTKLNVIDVETGALRSLQQDEDEDITSFVLSPDDEMLVTGSRALLLRQWSWREERCVRSWRAVHTAPVASMAFDSTSTLLATGGCDSTIKIWDMIKQYCTHNLRGSSGVVHLVEFHPDPSCLQLFSSSIDYKIRIWDLGCSKCVAVLGGHFSAVTSLAFADGNTLLSSGRDKVCLVWDLQSRESKGTVPVYESVEAAVLLPKEGDFSQLGVKKQGLHFVTAGSKGVLKVWEAATAACVYSQAVPFEPKEEASEHSLTQCLLVPGRKELLTVSVEHNIVLYDAQTLQLKKQLAGYNDEVLDVKFLGPGDSHIVVATNSPQLKVFELATSHCQILYGHTETVLALDVFRKGLMFVSCAKDRSLRLWRLRPDGSVACVARGLGHAHGLGAVSCSRLKESFVVTSSQDCTIKIWDIPESLTTRAKAALVCSPETLRARVTQRGHSKDVNSLAVSPNDRLVATGSQDRLAKLWAAADCSLLGVFAGHRRGIWCVQFSPVDQVLATSSADGSLKLWSLRDFSCLKTFEGHDASVLKIIFVSRGTQLLSGGSDGLLKLWTIKTNECVKTLDGHEDKVWGLHSNQQDDMVVTASSDSCITLWKDVTEIEEKEEQAKQEEQIIKEQELSNLLQERSFLRALGLAISLARPHTVLTVLKAILKEPDGKKQLEETIAQLRRDQKEAVLSFLVTWNTNSRNCHEAQAVLETLLRHEAPDSLLQYSGIKSAVESLLPYTERHFQRLSRLLQASMFVDFLWQNMKLAEVPQQEEMTL
- the RPS2 gene encoding 40S ribosomal protein S2, which produces MADDAGAAGGAGAARGGFRGGFGTGLRGRGRGRGRGRGRGRGARGGKAEDKEWIPVTKLGRLVKDMKIKSLEEIYLFSLPIKESEIIDFFLGSSLKDEVLKIMPVQKQTRAGQRTRFKAFVAIGDYNGHVGLGVKCSKEVATAIRGAIILAKLSIVPVRRGYWGNKIGKPHTVPCKVTGRCGSVLVRLIPAPRGTGIVSAPVPKKLLMMAGIDDCYTSARGCTATLGNFAKATFDAISKTYSYLTPDLWKETVFTKSPYQEFTDHLAKTHTRVSVQRTQAAAVAT